Within the Drosophila miranda strain MSH22 chromosome Y unlocalized genomic scaffold, D.miranda_PacBio2.1 Contig_Y2_pilon, whole genome shotgun sequence genome, the region tattgtggatgcctttgtgtgggcgaaagggggtggggcgaaattttgagatacacgttttatagtaagatctaacagaagagcggataccaaatttggttactctagctttaatagactctgagatttttgagtatccccagattttcgtcccttgcgggggcggaagggggtgtgtcgaaattttgaaacaaactcgtctcggtccgatatattaggagtgtggataccaaatttggttgctctagcttttatagtctctgagatctaggcgctaatgttttactctaagcaaagccgcctatgctacgtgtgtgttagagagagacagggcgagaaaaaatgaaattgttttcttgatgctggctataataataatacgatccaattcagattccgcagtcttaaagatatggtcattctctacaattctacgtttttggttttctcatatctttaaaattgtgaatgccacagatattcgttctttgtgggggcggaagtgggcggggcgaagttttgaaatatttttgtagcagtgacatatcacagaagtctggatccaaaacagcgttgctctagctcttatagtctttgagcactaggcgctgaaggggacggacagacggacgaacggacagacggacagacagacagggctcaatcgactcggctattgatgctgatcaagaatatatatactttatggggtcggaaacgattccttctggacgttacacacatccacttttaccacaaatctaatataccccaatactcattttgagtatcgggtataaaaacacatttACGAGTATCTTTTTCCAGATCCATTCCTCCTCTCCACCTGAGGTCCATCGCTTTGGCAACCACATGCAGTTTGATAAAAGACACAGTCATGGCAACCCACCTGCCACTAAATGAGTTGGCCTGTGGCAGGAAAGTCTGGCACCACACCCGCACCACCGTCACTGCAgatatttgtttgtttggctTTCCATGTTTTCGTGCAGTCATGCGAAGCTCCTGCCCCAACCCCGCCTCCATATGACGTTGGAAGGTGCTCCGATTGTTCGCTCTTACCCCTGCCATTCCCTTCCACCGTTTGGTCCTTTTTCTTTGTACGAATATCTCATCAAAATCCAGTTTGAGATTATTGATTTAATTTGGCTTGTTTTTACTGCTCATACCGGATGCAGACAGAGCTTACGTTTTGTTTAGCTTATGTTGGTGGTGGTCTGGCTTTTTGTCCTGTTGCTGGTACTGTTTACGCCTGTCAAAAGGCGCACTCTGCCAGAGACATAAACGCATACGAGCCACACCCACCGGCTGTGTGCTCTGTCCATCAATTTACAAATGGACTCGGAGCAGTGCAGTCCAGTAAAGTGTGCGAATGAAACCCAAATTGAATTTTTGTGGCAAATCAAAAGTGTTTGGCAGTACATATGACAAATAAAATGCaaagaaattaattaaagACCCTATATGAAATcatgtaaaataaaaacaaaaacatacTTCCATTAATATTTTGCTAATACAGAGTAAATTAGTAATGAGAATTTAAGGGATCATAAAATGATTATGAAGTCATAGGTTTTTCCAACAGTGCACTGCAGCGTAAAGTATTTTGCAAATCAAATTGGGCAAAATGCAATAGGAAACAAAAACAGTGTGGCACGAAAACAAATTTATACAAAACGAAAAACAGTGTTTttcaaaattaaattataaacATTAGATGGGGgaacaaaattaaatttatggACAACGCAGCACAAATCAAATCACAGCAAAATTAGTTATGATTCAATTGGCAACAGTCGCGCGCCCCTGTCCTAGTCAACTTTCCGCAACTTTCCACATGTTTGGGTCCTAATCCCCTTTAGAGAGCCATGCCACCAAAAGGCAAAAACTTGTTGATAGCCATGCGACCCCCAACAAGGGGCAGCGACGACTGTTGAACAGTTCTGCAATTCATAAAAACAGCGGACAGGGGGCTGGCCTGCAGGTGCTAGTACGAGTATATACTGGTGGGGACAACCTCCAGGTGTATCCATGCGCTGACAAATATTTGACGTTTTAGTCTAATTAAATTAGCCGCAACACCGCTGCCCGGCCTGGCCCTCGGGAAAGGTATAAATTTCCATGTGGCACGTTCTCTGTCGCGGTTCCCGTCTCGACATTGTCGCGCTGTGCCCCGCCGTGTTCGTCCCCAAAAATGGAATACTAATACAAAATATTACACTCGTACACAAAGAGCATAAAGAACGAGCAGTGCGCTTTGCCTTAACGTATGCAACGAGCGATtgttataaaatatataaattcaTATTCAGAGTACCCTGCCTAAGCCGCGGCACATTCGTATACGTATGAAACTCCAGCGTCCATTGTGCGACCGTGCTGAACAATTGCACACGTTTTTATGCGCTGGAATGCAAGAAGTAAGTGGCTTAAGAGCAGTCCGAGAAGCCAACTGAGTTATGTGGCTATATCGCCCTGCCCGAAGGATAGGATCTGAGGGGGAGAGGAGACAGTGGCATTCATTTTGCTCCTTCCGTTCGGGAATGGCTGCAAAGTTATGCCAGGGCTTCCTCCCACTGAGAGTTGTCCGTGGAACTTGGCCACAATCAAGATTAGCACTTAGTCTCCAGATATTAGTttattttttgcattttttattagtaaatttatttattatagtATTTATTCCACTCAACACTCTGCCTCAACGGATCTGACGCATCTGTATTTATATATCCTGAAAAGCGAACCACTATTAATACAAATTTAAACGCTGTGTATTTTTTCCTTCCCTTCCTTCCATCAACTGGCATGATAAAACCGAATTTATGGCGACACTTTTATGTCCGCTGTACACAATGGTATACCGCACAGGAAGGGAAGTGTTTTTGTGCCACAGCCCTCTCGatcgggtcgggtcgggtcgggaCGGGTCAGTGCTTTTTTTCTGCTGCCTTAAGTCCGGCAGAATATGCAACGCGTATGCATTTTTTATGCGGACCGGACTACAAGCACTTTTAAATGCGTCTGAACATTTTAAGGCAAAAACATGTAGTGCGAATGACATTTTTTCCGATTGCGGCATTGGAAATACTTTATTTTCGCTCTGATGGAAAAATCCTCATTAAACATTCATTTCGCTGTGATCGCGAGATGGCAGGAGGGAACAGGAAGTGGGGAAAAATCCGACAATGAATTATAGAAATTATTTCCAATGGCCAACCGATTAAAGGGGCTGTAAACAATCAAATGAAAGCCAAAAGAAATATCAATCAAAATTACAGCAGCGGGAAATGCAAGAGAAAATCGTCGAGAGTGAGAAAATTTCAATGAAAACAAATGAAAATAATTCCGCTTGTaggaaaaataataataattcgtGTGTACCTCTTCTGGAAATGAGTGAAATAAGTTCTTTGCTGAAATACATTCTGATGTTTGCTCTCCCGAGTAGTTCCGCGATTGATGCTGTCGGGGGCACGACGAGTGCGGAGTCCGATCTGATCCGGAGAGTTCTGTAATTAAGTTTGCAAATTCCTTAGTCGAGGCGGCCAACGAGAAAAACATTATAAACAGCTTAAATCGAAACTTTTTGCCAGCAACCAGAAACCATAAACCAAGACAAAAACATGCCCGACACAGTCGGACATAACTATAAAGGAAAAATCAACTTGAAAGTTGCATTTGCCGGGGCTTAGTGCTGGAGTTTTTTGGCCTAGCCTTTGTGtatttaaatatatgtatttagcTCTGAATGGCTGTGTGGTAAGCCCCTGGCACTTGGCTGGAGCTGCAGTCTCGGATCTGGAACTTTGCCGACGACAGAAAACATTCAGGCTGCACACATGCACCGTATGGAATAGTAATTACAATCAGCTTTTTGTTAAGTGAATTATTAGCCAAAAATCACACAGaaagaaagacagagagaccGATCCAGCATGGGGCGCATGAAGAAGAAGCTGCCGACAGGTGTAAGTACCAGCAGCAGATCAAATACTACTGCCTGCCAGTCGCCTTTTAAAGACGCCTTGGCATTAGTAGGCGCTAAGCTTAAATGTCGGAAATGGCGCATTTCATTTCCATGCCATTTAGTCGGCCGACTCTCGAGCCAGAGACAATCAGCCGCCGAGCAGCCGCCACTTTGCACTTAATTTTCTTGTAAAAGtgtgtttattttttatttatttgcaattCCGTTTGCACGCACGCACACGAACAGCACCTACCCTTCTTACCCACCGCACTCACACCTGTATGTGTTTAAAATATGCCAGGTATCGTCTGGAGGCGCCACACGCAGTGGGAGCAGCTGCACTTCGGCCCCCAGGCTCTTGCCGTGGGTATAACAGGTGTCGACCGGGCCGGGCGGGCCATGTGGGTGGGGCAACATAAATCGCATCAATTGCTGCCGCTGAGGCATAGCGGGGTGGTTTCAATTATTTGCATAGCCGCCTGCCTAAGGGCCTCAAACGGTTACCTAATTTGTATATTACATGCCACTTAAAAAGTAATACGATGGGGTTCCAGCACATgtgcacatatgtacatacattcaTAAGTATATACGCTTGTTCGTTTACAGCATTATGACATTCACAATTAATGTCATTTCTCCCAATGTATTCAATGAAAGTTATTTTAAAAGCGTGGACCTCTCTACTTGATGGTCCGCCTCTGGGAACGTACTCCTGGAAGCCTTCGTCTTGGTCAATTTTGTTGATCCTACTTCAGGGTCTACCTCCAGCTGCAGATCCCCACACCTTTATGAAAGTGCGAGAATCGCATAAAAGCATGAGTCTCGCGCTTGCCACATAATATTAATCAATTCAATACAAAACTAGAAAACGAGAAGCGTGTGAAAATATTTGTTGTGCTCCTGTCAGCCAGGGCTGCCACACTCAGATTCCTATCGATTAATTGAATTCGTTGTCATTATTattcttattattatttaatcgAAAGGGAAACGATGCATTTTCTATACGGCATTGGGTGGCAACCAAAAAGCACGGTTTGCTGTGTGTAGAGCCGGCATACGTGTGCTTTGGTGCGCTGATTTCTGGTCAAGCGTGGTATGGCTGTGTGGTTGTGGTGTGCTTCTGTATGGAGATGTCGAGTGTCGGTTTAATTTTCGTAATTGACTAAACGATAGGGATTGAGGCTCTTCATCTCCTCTAGAGTGTAGCGGTAGGGTGGCTGAAGTTCCTCCTTATCGGATGGCCCCGTCAAAAAGTGCTCGCGCAGCTGCAAGCATCCCAGACGGATTCCCTTCAAGCGGCAGGCCTGGCGGTAGAGCTGCTGCTCGCGGTGCATGTAAAACTGGCTCGACGACGATGATTGACGGGGCATGAATGCCTGGATAAGCCCCAAGGGCTGACCAGTGTAGCGCGGACCCACAGTCGGATAGGCTGCTACCTGGGGGAACCAGTTGATGGGGCACGGCTTCGCGGTCGTAGTCTGCGTCTCTGTTCGGAATGGAAGATGAGACTGTGGGTGAGGCGAGCCTATGCACCCACTGCTGTCCTTGCCAGTAGCTTACCCTTGTTCTTCTGGGTCATCTTAATGACTAGTTCTTTACCCTCGTCCACCTCCATCTTAAAATCAATTTGGAAAAATGGGTTACAACTAATTTAATCGCAAAagggtgttttttttttaatttcgtagaaattaatttttttttttagttccTCTGAATTTTTGACAACAATTTATGTTGACAAACGATCGTAAACTGAACATTTTCGTCTCCACAGCCTGAAGGGTAGACTCAAATTTTGACAGTCCAGAATCGTGGCTAACTTCGATTTCGGAAAAATTGTCTCTGCCAACAGTGTCGTCGGCAAACTTTGAATGGAAATGGGAGGGACTGTATTTCCACATACCCATATCGATTCCTTTGCTGGTTCTTTGCCCTGGGGCCCGCCCAGAGCTGATGGGAACTGAGCTGATTTTTTGGCACTCCATTAATTGGCAAAGTTTATTTTTGTTCCTGGACCAATGTCGAGAGCTCAGCCTCAAGGCCGTGCTAATTAGAAATTTTGGCTTCAACTTTGcaatgaaaagaaaaacgagggggaacgttgtgagttgctgcggacaccgcaactctacagttatacccgatactaagtcagtatggctctcttccggcagatgccgctaatattaaacgacacgacaaagagttcgtgcgagagagacagaaaatcagtctgagcgtgacgtcgggcgctgcgtagccactgaaaattgatttgttccttttggctatacaaattatctgatctgatccagattcagcaatctgatagatatggtcgttatctatgattctgcgatcTATCtatgatttttagttttctctaatgtgcaatattgtggatgcaacagattttcgtcctttgtgggggcggaaaggggtggggcgaaattctgagatatacgttttatagtgagatctaacagaagtgcggataccaaatttggttactctagccttaatagtctccgagatttgtggatgccccagattttcgtcctttgcggggcggaagggggtgtggcgaaatttggacacgaaacggtcaaggtccgatatcacaggagtgtggataccaaatttggttgctctagcttttatgggttttgagatccttgaactcatattttgcaattggcaaaaccgaccatgaaacctgtgtgggagagagagacagagcgagaaagaatgaaattgttttcttgattctggctataataataatacgatctggttcagattttgcactctagaacatatagtcatcctctacgattctgcgttgtggatgccacagattttcgctttttgtgggggcggaagtgcgACACTTTTATGTCCGCTGTACACAATGGTAGACCGCACAGGAAGGGAAGTGTTTTTGTGCCACAGCCCTCTCGatcgggtcgggtcgggtcgggaCGGGTCAGTGCTTTTTTTCTGATGCCTTAAGTCCGGCAGAATATGCAACGCGTATGCATTTTTTATGCGGACCGGACTACAAGCACTTTTAAATGCGTCTGAACATTTTAAGGCAAAAACATGTAGTGCGAATGACATTTTTTCCGATTGCGGCATTGGAAATACTTTATTTTCGCTCTGATGGAAAAATCCTCATTAAACATTCATTTCGCTGTGATCGCGAGATGGCAGGAGGGAACAGGAAGTGGGGAAAAATCCGACAATGAATTATAGAAATTATTTCCAATGGCCAACCGATTGAAGGGGCTGTAAAAAATCAAATGAAAGCCAAAAGAAATATCAATCAAAATTACAGCAGCGGGAAATGCAAGAGAAAATCGTCGAGAGTGAGAAAATTTCAATGAAAACAAATGAAAATAATTCCGCTTGTaggaaaaataataataattcgtGCGTACCTCTTCTGGAAATGAGTGAAATAAGTTCTTTGCTGAAATACATTCTAATGTTTGCTCTTCCGAGTAGTTCCGCGATTGATGCTGTCGGGGGCACGACGAGTGCGGAGTCCGATCTGATCCGGAGAGTTCTGTAATTAAGTTTGCAAGTTCCTGAAAAGTTGGAGTGCCGAACTCAAAAAGGGCTTAGTCGAGGCGGCCAACGAGAAAAACATTATAAACAGCTTAAATCGAAACTTTTTGCCAGCAACCAGAAACCATAAACCAAGACAAAAACATGCCCGACACAGTCGGACATAACTATAAAGGCAAAATCAACTTGAAAGTTGCATTTGCCGGGGCTTAGTGCTGGAGTTTTTTGGTCTAGCCTTTGTGtatttaaatatatgtatttagcTCTGAATGGCTGTGTGGAAAGCCCCTGACACTTGGCTGGAGCTGCAGTCTCGGATCTGGAACTTTGCCGACGACAGAAAACATTCAGGCTGCACACATGCATCGTATGGAATAGTAATTACAATCAGCTTTTTGTTAAGTGAATTATTAGCCAAAAATCACACAGaaagaaagacagagagaccGATCCAGCATGGGTCGCATGAAGAAGAAGCTGCCGACAGGTGTAAGTACCAGCAGCAGATCAAATACTACTGCCTGCCAGTCGCCTTTTAAAGACGCCTTGGCATTAGTAGGCGCTAAGCTTAAATGTCGGAAATGGCGCATTTCATTTCCATGCCATTTAGTCGGCCGACTCTCGAGCCAGAGACAATCAGCCGCCGAGCAGCCGCCACTTTGCACTTAATTTTCTTGTAAAAGtgtgtttattttttatttatttgcaattCCGTTTGCACGCACGCACACGAACAGCACCTACCCTTCTTACCCACCGCACTCACACCTGTATGTGTTTAAAATATGCCAGGTATCGTCTGGAGGCGCCACACGCAGTGGGAGCAGCTGCACTTCGGCCCCCACAACAATGGTGGGCGGCTGCTGTATTCCACTTGGATTACCGCAACCTTTGCTGCTCGAGGAGAAGAAATTCCTGCTGGCTGTGGAGCGCAGCGATATGCCGAATGTACGCAGGTGAGCAGCTCGCTTTTATGCCTCCTACAGGGTATTCCATAGGAATATTAGCCCCGTTATCGCTCTTCCAAACCGCTATTCTCCATGGGAGGTATCGCCCGCTCGATAGCTGCTCTTGCCGTGGGTATAACAGGTGTCGCCCGGGCCGGGCGGGCCATGTGGGTGGGGCAACATAAATCGCATCAATTGCTGCCGCTGAGGCATGGCGGGGTGGTTTCAATTATTTGCATAGCCGCCTGCCTAAGGGCCTCAAACGGTTACCTAACTTGTATATTACATGCCACTTAAAAAGTAATACGATGGGTTTCCAgcacatatgcacatatgtacatacattcaTAAGTATATACGCTTGTTCGTTTACAGCATTATGACATTCACAATTAATGTCATTTCTCCCAATGTATTCAATGAAAGTTATTTTAAAAGCGTGGACCTCTCTACTTGATGGTCCGCCTCTGGGAACGTACTCCTGGAAGCCCTCGTCCTGGTCAATTTCGTTGATCCTACTTCAGGGTCTACCTCCAGCTGCAGATTCCCACACCTTTATGAAGGTGCGAGAATCGCATAAGAGCATGAGTCTCGCGCTTGCCACATAATATTATTCAATTCAATACAAAACTAGAAAACGAGAAGCGTGTGAAAATATTTGTTGTGCTCCTGTCAGCCAGGGCTGCCACACTCAGATTCCTATCGATTAATTGAATTCGTTGTCATTATTattcttattattatttaatcgAAAGGGAAACGATGCATTTTCTATACGGCATTGGGTGGCAACCAAAAAGCACGGTTTGCTGTGTGTAGAGCCGGCATACGTGTGCTTTGGTGCGCTGATTTCTGGTCAAGCGTGGTATGGCTGTGTGGTTGTGGTGTGCTTCTGTATGGAGATGTCGAGTGTCGGTTTAATTTTCGTAATTGACTAAACGATAGGGATTGAGGCTCTTCATCTCCTCTAGAGTGTAGCGGTAGGGTGGCTGAAGTTCCTCCTTATCGGATGGCCCCGTCAAAAAGTGCTCGCGCAGCTGCAAGCATCCCAGACGGATTCCCTTCAAGCGGCAGGCCCGGCGGTAGAGCTCCTGCTCGCGGTGCATGTAAAACTGGCTCGACGACGATGATTGACGGGGCATGAATGCCTGGATAGGCCCCAAGGGCTGACCAGTGTAGCGCGGACCCACAGTCGGATAGGCTGCTACCTGGGGGAACCAGTTGATGGGGCACGGCTTCGCGGTCGTAGTCTGCGTCTCTGTTCGGAATGGAAGATGAGACTGTGGGTGAGGCGAGCCTATGCACCCACTGCTGTCCTTGCCAGTAGCTTACCCTTGTTCTTCTGGGTCATCTTAATGACTAGTTCTTTACCCTCGTCCACCTCCATCTTAAAATCAATTTGGAAAAATGGTTTACAACTAATTTAATCGCAAAagggtgttttttttttaatttcgtagaaattaatttttttttttagttccTCTGAATTTTTGACAACAATTTATGTTGACAAACGATCGTAAACTGAAAATTTTCGTCTCCACAGCCTGAAGGGTAGACTCAAATTTTGACAGTCCAGAATCGTGGCTAACTTCGATTTCGGAAAAATTGTCTCTGCCAACAGTGTCGTCGGCAAACTTTGAATGGAAATGGGAGGGACTGTATTTCCACATACCCATATCGATTCCTTTGCTGGTTCTTTGCCCTGGGGCCCGCCCAGAGCTGATGGGAACTGAGCTGATTTTTTGGCACTCCATTAATTGGCAAAGTTTATTTTTGTTCCTGGACCAATGTCGAGAGCTCAGCCTCAAGGCCGTGCTAATTAGAAATTTTGGCTTCAACTTTGcaatgaaaagaaaaacgagggggaacgttgtgagttgctgcggacaccgcaactctacagttatacccgatactaagtcagtatggctctcctccgagagagacagaaaatcagtctgagcgtgacgtcgggcgctgcgtagccactgaaaattgatttgttccttttggctatacaaattatctgatctaatccagattcagcaatctaatagatatggtcgttatctatgattctgcgatcTATCtatgatttttagttttctcgaatgtgcaatattgtagatgcaacagattttcgtcctttgtgggggcggaagggggtggggcgaaattctgagatatacgttttatagtgagatctaacagaagtgcggataccaaatttggttactctagccttaatagtctccgAGATTTgcggatgccccagattttcgtcttttgcgggggcggaagggggtgtggcgaaatttggacacgaaacggtcaaggtctgatatcacaggagtgtggataccaaatttggttgctctagcttttatgggttttgagatccttgaactcatattttgcaattggcaaaaccgaccatgaaacctgtgtgggagaaagagacagagcgagaaagaatgaaattgttttcttgattctggctataataattatacgatctggttcagattttgcactctagaacatatagtcatcctctacgattctgcgttgtggatgccacagattttcgtgggggcggaagtgggcggggcaaagttttgaaatattcttgtagcagtgacatatcacagaagtctggatccaaaacatcgttgctctagctcttatagtctttgagcactaggcgctgaaggggacggacagacggacagacggacggacggacagacggacggacagacagacagggctcaatcgactcggctattgatgctgatcaagaatatatatactttatggggtcggaaacgattccttctggatgttacacacatccacttttaccacaaatctaatataccccaatactaattttgagtatcgggtataaaaacgttgtgagttgctgcggagatcgcaactctacatttatacccgatacttagtcagtatggctctcctccggcagacgccgctaatattaaacgacacgacaaagagtgcgtgcgagagagacagaaaatcagtctgagcgtgacgtcgggcgcttcgtagccactgcaaattgatttcttgcttttggctacaaaaacgatccgatctgatccagattcagcaatctgatagatatggtcattatctatgattctgcgtttttggttttctcgtatctttaaaattaaggatgccacaggttttcgtcctttgtgggggcggaagtgggcggggcgaagttttgaaatatttttgtagcagtgacataacacagaagtctggatccaaaacatcgttgctctagcttttatagtctttgagcactaggcatatcacagaagtctttgagcactaggcgctgaaggggacggacagacggacggacggacagacggacagacagacagggctcaatcgactcggctattgatgctgatcaagaatatatatactttatggggtcggaaacgattccttctggacgttacacacatccacttttccCACAAATcaaatataccccaatactcattttgagtatcgggtataaaaattttaaaatggTGGGACGCGAAAAAGAGGAAGATGTTTTTTCCATATTTATTTTGGCAGGAGGCCGAAATTTCCTTTATTAGCCACTCCCCTCCCCCTTCAATGTAATTTTTAATAACTGAGAAACGGGATATCTATTCTCATTCAGAATCCTGCAGAAGGCGCTGCGCCATCACCACATCAACATCAACTGCATGGATCCGCTGGGCGGGAGAGCCCTCACTctggccatcgacgacgaGAATCTCGAGATGGTGGAGTTGCTCGTCGTCATGGGAGTGGAGACAAAGGACGCTCTGCTGCATGCCATCAATGCGGAGTTTGTCGAGGCCGTGGAGTTGCTGCTCGAGCACGAGGAGCTCATCTACAAGGAGGGCGAGCAATATGTAAGTAATCCCCTGCTCGACTGCTGTGCTCAGCTAATTTGTGGTCGGAGCCAGAGTGGGTGCCAGCTTAGGCACAGTAAAACGGGGCTTACACGATTTAATCAGTTTCCGTGTGTCGCTGACCCACACTCGGATCACGTACCGACATATTCTCCAGGCTCACGTGATTGGGAGTGCACGATAAGCGGCCAATGGCTCCCACTGCCGCCTCCTTTTCGTTTATGCTCCTTCCAAATGGAGTTGTCTGGGGCCCCCAAGTCCTGGTTCCGGCGGCTCATATTTATGCACACGAGCACGCTTCATTAGGCAGGCTTAATGCCATCCACAAATGAAGCGACTCGACAGTTCTCGACAGTTGTCCAGGGACTTACGCAGAAATCGATTATATTGTATTATATAGTTCTATCCCAAACATCTATTGTCGTAGTATAGCTGTTCCTAATCTTTTAGTTGATATTCCTGATTCTGATAAACCTAATTCATATTCTTCAAACTGTTTGAAATAACCGCCATATTAATGATGTCTTTTGAGGAATATGACAACCCTAGAACTATTCTGTAAGAAGGTCACACTT harbors:
- the LOC117193806 gene encoding uncharacterized protein LOC117193806, with translation MEVDEGKELVIKMTQKNKETQTTTAKPCPINWFPQVAAYPTVGPRYTGQPLGPIQAFMPRQSSSSSQFYMHREQELYRRACRLKGIRLGCLQLREHFLTGPSDKEELQPPYRYTLEEMKSLNPYRLVNYEN
- the LOC117192250 gene encoding uncharacterized protein LOC117192250, whose protein sequence is MEVDEGKELVIKMTQKNKETQTTTAKPCPINWFPQVAAYPTVGPRYTGQPLGLIQAFMPRQSSSSSQFYMHREQQLYRQACRLKGIRLGCLQLREHFLTGPSDKEELQPPYRYTLEEMKSLNPYRLVNYEN